The Stenotrophomonas sp. ASS1 genome segment CAGCCGCAGCGCGCTGGAGGCGCCGATCGGTCCATTGAAGGCCATGTCGAAGTTGCCGGGGCGGTAGCTGCCGAAACTCTGCGGCGCATCGACCAGCAGGCTTTCCGAATGGATCAGGCCATCGTCCAGCGCCATTGCATACAGGAACGGCTTGAGCGTGGAGCCCGGCGAACGCCAGGCCTGCACCATGTCCACGTGGCCGAGCCGCTGGCGGTCACCGAACGCCAGCGTGCCGACATAGGCACGCGCCTGCAGGGTCTGGTTGTCGACCACCAGCAGGGCCGCCGAAGTGCGCTCGGGCAGCGTGGAGAAGTAGCTGGCCACGCGTTCTTCCAGGGTGCGCTGCAGGCCGATGTCGATACTGCTCTGGATGCGTGCCTGGCCTGGATGCGCCGAGTGCAGGCGCTGGGCCAGCAACGCGGCATGCAGCGGCGGCCGCAGCGAGCGTGCCACCACGTTCTCGATGCGCGCATCCTGCACTTCCTCCGGCGTCCACGCGCCCAGTTCGGCCATGCGTGACAGCACCTTGTCACGCGCTTTCTGCGCGGCTTCCGGGTGGCGGTCCGGGCGCAGCCGGCTCGGTGCCTGTGGCAGTACCGCCAGCAAGGCGGCCTCGGCATGTGACAGCTGCGCCGCCGGCTTGCCCAGATAGGCCCAGCTGGCCGCTTCCACGCCCTCGATGGTGCCACCGTAGGGCGCGCGCTCCAGATACAGGGCCAGGATCTGCCGCTTGCTCAGATGCACTTCCAGCTGCACCGCGCGCAGAATCTGCTTGAGCTTTCCCCAGGGTGTGCGCGTATGCGGGTCGAGGATGCGCGCGACCTGCATGGTCAGGGTCGAGCCGCCGGAAACGATGCGACCACCGCGCAGCAGCTGGCCGCTGGCACGCAGGATGGCCAGCGGGTTGATACCCGGATGGCGCCAGAACCAGCGGTCTTCGTAGGTCAGCAGCGCCTGCAGGTACAGCGGCGAGACGCTGTCGATCGATGCCGGATAGCGCCACACGCCCTCGGCATCGGCGAACGCACGCAGCGGCGTACCGTCGGCAGCCACCACCAGGGTGCTGGTATCGCGCTGCTTCGGCAGCGGCGGCGGGAAGGCGAAATCCAGCACCAGCAGCAGCGCCAGCGTGGCAGCCGTGCCCCAGCGCAGCCACGGCCACAGCGGCCGCAACCGGCGGCGCAGGGCCGCCAGCCGGATCGACATCGTCTTCTTCATTGCAGCGTGCCGGATTGGAGCTTGCCAGCGGGACGGGCCGCGCCGTCGCGGCCCGTCCGCGCGGTCACGGCTGTACCACCGTGATCGTGGTCGGGTTGCTACGGCCGACGCCACGCAGCTGCGGCCGGTACATGTCCTCCACCAGCGGCGGCGGCACCGAGTAGGTACCCGGGGTCACCGCACGCACCAGATAGAACACGTTGGCCTTGCTGCCACGCGAGAGCTTCAGCGCAGCCACATAGCGGTCGTCGCGGAACTCTTCGTGCTTGGTGTCGGCAGCTTCGCCGCGGTCGCTGATGGTGATGCCATCAACCACCACGTCGGCCCACTGCTTGGCATCGCCCAGGTTGAAGTTCTCGATCTCCAGGCCGGCCGGCAGCAGGTCGGTCAGCAGTGCATCGGGCATCGTGGTGTCGGCGGTGACGGTGACGCGCACGATCAGCGCTTCGCCTTCCTTCAGCGGACGCGGCGACCACGGCTTGCCATCGGTGCCGAAGTAGCTGCGCTCAATGCCCAGCACGCTGTTGTCCGGTGCCGGCGCACTGCGCGGGATGCCGGCCACGTCGATGCTGGCGAACATCGGCGGCTGGCCCTGCGGGGTGAAGCGCACGCCACTGGCCAGTTCGCTGGCACTGAAGTTGCGGCCGAACAGCTTGCGCTCACCGATGGCTTCGGTGTTGCCACCAATCACCAGTTCACCGGCCACCAGTGCCTTCTGGTTGGCGGCCAGGGCCTTGCCAAGACGGGCGATGGCCACCTGCTCCTGCGTACTCAGCCACATCCAGCCGGCATTGCGGCGCGCATCCAGGCCTCGGCCGAGGTCAACCGCACGGGCATCCCAGGCCGGCTTGGCCAGCTTGTTCTCGTGCGTCAGCGCGATCATCAGCGCGTCATCACGGATGGCGCTGCCATAGTCGCCGAAGTACGACGGACGTTCGCTGCTGGACTTGGCGAAGGCTGCGGCCAGCGCAGCCTGGCCACGCTTGGCGTCACCCTGCAGCGACAGCGCCACGCCCAGATGGACCAGCGACAGGCCGCCGACCGCCTTGCTGCGCTCGTTGTCGTACAGCGTGCGCAGGGTACCCAGCGGCGCACGGTTGACCCTGGCCAGCACGTAGCCCGAATAGGCCTGGTTGGCGAACTTCAGCTTCTCGCGGTCGTCCTGGCCGTAGAACTGGTTGCCACCGGACAGCAGGTCCTCGCTGAGCCGGTTCAGTGCCTTCTGCAGCACGTTGTCCGGCACCGCGAAACCGGCGTCCTTGGCATCGAGCAGGAACTCGGTGATGTACGGGGTCAGCCACGGGTTCACGTAGCCGTCGTCACCCCACATCGAGAAGTTGCCGTTGGCCACCTGCATCGACGCCAGGCGACCGAACGCACCTTCCATGCGTTCGCGACGGGTCTTGGCATCCAGGCCATCGGCACCGAGCATCGACGACGTCGCCTGGTCCAGGATCAGCGCGGCGTAGCCCTTGCTGGTGGTCTGCTCGGCACAGCCGTACGGGTAGTTCAGCGCGCCCTGCAGCGCACTGGCGAACGGAATCGGCGGCAGCGGGCTGACCAGCAGGCGGGCATTCACCGACTCGGACATCAGGCCATCGGTCAGGCTGTTGTCGAGACTGACCGCTGCCAGCGGATCCAGCGTGCGCACCTGCGAACGCAGCACCTGCGGCCACGCGGCACGCACCGGCAGTTCGTAGCGGCGGTCGGCCTTGAAGCCGTTGCCGTCCACACGTACGCGCACCTTGGCCACGCTGTGGCCCTCACGCGCGGACAGCGGGAAACTCAGCGTTGTCTTGGCATCGGCATTCAACTGCACGCTGCGGCTGCCCTCGCCCAGGTTCAGCGGGCCTTCGCTTTCCACCTTCACGTTGAACTGGCCCGGCTTGCCGGTGAAGTTCTGCACGTCCAGGGTCACGGTGCTGCGGTCGCCCGGGGCGAGCACGCGCGGCATGCTGGCTTCGGCCAGGATCGGCGCGCGCACCACGGTTTCCACATCGCGCTTGCCGTACTGGTCATCGCTGTAGACCAGTGCCGACACCCGCAGGGTGCCGTTGAAGTCCGGCACCTTCAGGCGGATGCGGGCGATGCCCTTGGCATCGAGCTGCACCGGGCCGGAGAACAGGTCCACGGTCTGCACGCGCGCGGTCGGGCGCTTGGCCTGCGGCAATGCCTGCAGCGCCATGTCGCCACCGAACTTCAGCCTGCCGGCACCGCCGTCAAAGCTCTCGATCACCCGGCTGTAGATGTCATAGGCATCAATGCCGAGGCGACGCTGGGCGAAGAAGTGCGCACCGGCATCGGGCACCGGGAAGCGGGTGATGTTGAGGATGCCCACGTCCACCGCCGAGACGGTGACGTGCGCCATCTTGCCGGCCAGCTGCGGTGCACTGACCGTCACCGGCAGGTCCTGTTCCGGGCGCATCTGCTTGGGCGCCACCAGGCCGACCGCCACGGTGCGGCCCTTGCGGTCCATCGGCACGTGCACCACGCCCACGGCACGCGCCGGGGTGATCTTGCTCGGCGCACTACCGCCGCGGAACACCAGTGCGGTGATGTAGACGTCGTGGCGTTCCCAGTCGGCGGTGACCGGAATCTTGAAGGTCGAACCCGGCTTGGCCTCGATGTCCTGCACGTACAGCATGCGGTCGGTCTCGACCATCAGGATGCCCTTGCCGGCATGCGGCGGGGTCACCGTCACCTCCAGCGTGTCACCGGCCTTGTACCCGGTCTTGTCCAGGCCCAGCTTGACCTTGTCCGGGCGCGCGTCCAGGCCGCGGTTGTCATCGCCCCAGCTCCAGCCGGCACGGAACGGGTAGCGGCTGGTCAGGCCGGTGGACGGATCGAACACGTCCACCCGGTACTCGCCCCACTCCACCGGGAAATCGAAGGCGACCGCGCTGCTGCCGGCGTCGACGGTGCGGGTTTCCTTGTTCTCGAAGCGGCGGGTGAAATCGTAGTCCCAGCGGTTGTCGTTGAAGGTCCAGTGGTAGTCGCGCAGCTCGCGCACCAGGGTGATCTTCAGGCCCTTGGCCGGCTGCGGTGTGCCCGCAGCATCCACGCGCATCAACTCGAAGCGTGCATTGCCGTTGGAGTCGGCACCATCCTCGGGGTTGAACAGCGGGCGCACGCCAACCAGCGCGTTGGCCGGCCACATCACCCGCTTCAGGGTGCGGGTGACGGTACGGCCACCGGTTTCATACAGGCTGCCGGACAGCACCACAGCGATCGGCGCCTTGGCCTTGGCCGCCTCTTCCGGCAACGCCACATCCTCACGCAGCTGGCCGTTGCCCGGCAGCGTGGTATCGATCACGTCCTTGGCTTCGCGCGGCAGCTGCAGGGTCGGGTCACCGAAGAAGTAGCCCGGCAGGCCCTCGACCGGCTGCTGCTCAGCGGCCACCGCCATGCGCGCGGTGAAACGGTTGCCGTCGGCCGGCGCCCCGTACAGGTAGGCGCCATTGGCCTGCAGGCGCAGGTCCTCACCCGGCTTCAGCGTCTTCTGTGCGCTGTCCAGGTCCAGCTTCATGCGCTCGGGCAGGAACTCCTCGATGCGCAGGGTCATGCCCTGGATCGCTTCCTTGCTCGCCGGGTCGGTGCGGAACTCGACCTGCCAGCGCCCGGTCGGCGCCTCGGCGGGGATCACCTGCTCGAAATTGATGTAGCCCTGCTCGCCCGGCTGCAGGCGGGTCTCGCGGAAGGTCTTGCCGTCGGGCTGCTTCAGGCGCAGGAACACCGGCTGAGCCTTGACCGGCTTGCCATCGTTGTCGCGCAGCAGGGCGGACAGGCGCACGGTTTCGCCCGGGCGATACAGGTCGCGCCCGGACCAGGCATAGACGTCGAACCAGGCATTGTCACGGCCGGCCACGGCGAATTCGCTCAGGTCCAGCGCCGGCTGGTTGAACGGCAGGAAGCTGGTGTCCTTGCCCGTGCTGGCGACCAGCACGTGAGTGGCATCCAGCGTGTAGTTCAGCAGCGCATTGCCGTTGCCGTCGGTGCTGCCCTTCAGTACCACCTCGCCCTTGGCGTCGAGCACGCGCAGGTCGATGCCCTTCAGCGGCGCGCCGTCCTTGAGGCCGGCGGTGTGCACGAACAGCTTGTCCTTGTAGGCACGGGTATGCAGGCCGATGTCGCTGACCGAGAAGAACGCGGTATCGAACTCGCCTTCGTAGTCACCGGTGCGCTTGAGCAGGGCAAAGTACAGGCCCGGCTCCTGCAGTTCCTTGATGTCCTGGGTCGGCAGGTAGGTCAGCACCCGCTCGTTCTTCTTGCCGCCGAGAATGAAGCGGTTGACGTAGACCGGCTCGGCCAGTTTGTTGATCGGGCGGCGTTCGTAGTCGCTGCTCAGCTCCCAGCTGCCACGGCGGCCGCCACGCTGGTACTGGCTGAAGAAGGTCGGCAGGTCCTTCTCGCGCACGCGCAGGAATTCGACGTCAACCTCCGGCACGTTCACCGAGACCACCGGCAGGCCACGGCTGTCCTTGGCCGGCAGCACGCTGCCCTGCGAGGCGAAGCCGACCACCGGCTTCAGCTCGCCGCTGAACACCTTCTGCTTCAGTTCCTTGCCCAGGCGACTGCCATCGGCGGCCAGCAGGTCGGGCGAGACCACCAGGCTGAACTCCTTGCCAGCCTCCACGAACGGATAGCGGAGGGTCAGGCCGTCATCGGACAGCGTCCAGCTGCTGTCGTCGGTGCCGACCTTCTCTTCGAAGCGCACCAGCTTGTCGAAATCCTGGGTGCCGACCAGCGGGCGCGAGAACTCCAACGCCAGCGACAGGCCGTCATTCTTCTGGTCCGGGTAGGCGCGCAGCAGGGTGAATTCCTTCACCTGCTCGGCCTGGGTGGTGATCGCTTCACCGCTGGCCTTGGGCAGCTGCCCGCTGTCGTTGCGACAACCGGCCAGGCCCAGCAACAGGCCTCCTGCCAGTACCGCCGCCGCCCATCCCCACCGCTTCCGCCGTGCCGGACCGCTCATGTCGTCACTCCTTGATCGAGGCGGCCATTATAGGCAGGCCGCGTCAAGGTGTTGACGCGAATTCGGCAGGAATGCATCGGAACGGTGGCACCGGGCCGCGCCCGGCTGGATCGGATCCGTGCCGACCAAGGCGGTCCCGGTAGCCGCCAACCTTGGTTGGCGTTGGGCCCGTGCCAACCAAGGTTGGCACCCACCAAAGCGTTGCTACCCCGGCAGGTACAGGTCCACGTAGTCGGTCACCGGCATTGCCGCCAGGGCCACCGGGTCCAGCGATGCGGCCAGGATGCGCTGCTGCTGGCTGGTCGGGAAGCGGTGGGCCAGGTGCCGGCGGAATTTGTCCATCAGCAGTGGAATGCCCTCCTCACGTCGGCGCGCGTGGCCCAGCGGGTATTCCACCAGTACCTCGGGCAGCTCGGTGCCATCGGTGAAGCGCACGCTCAGGCCGTTGGCGATGCTGCGCTTTTCCGGGTCCAGGTAATCGGCGCTGAGCTGCGGGTCTTCATGGCAGGTCATCTTCGCGCGCAGTGCGTCGATTCGCGGGTCGGCGGCAACGTCGTCCTCGTAATCCTCGGCCGTCAACCGCCCGTGCAGCAGCGCGATGGCGACCATGTACTGCACGCAGTGGTCGCGGTCGGCCGGGTTATGCAGTGGGCCCTGCTTGTCGATGATGCGGATGCAGGCTTCCTGGGTCCGGATCGCAATGTGCGCGATGTCCTCGACCCGCCGCCCCATCGCACGCAACTGCTGGTGCAGCATGACCGCGGCCTCCACTGCGGTCTGGCCGTGGAACTCGGCCGGGTAGCTGATCTTGAACAGCACGTTCTCCATCACATAGCTGCCCAACGGTCGCCCCAGCGTCAGTGCCTGACCGCGCATGGACACGGCCTCGAAGCCCCAGGTTGGCGCGCTGAGCACGCTGGGATAGCCCATCTCACCACTGGCCGCCATCAAGGCCAGGCGCACGCCACGACTGGTCGCATCGCCGGCGGCCCAGCTCTTGCGCGAGCCGGTGTTGGGAGCGTGCCGGTAGGTCCGCAGCGCCTGGCCATCGACCCAGGCCAGCGACACTGCATTGAGCATGCGTTCGCGATCCAGCCCGAGCAGCTGCGCCACCACAGCGGTGGTGGCGACCTTGACCAGCACCACATGGTCCAGCCCGACCCGATTGAAGGAATTCTGCAGGGCCAGTACACCCTGGATCTCGTGCGCCTTGATCATCGCCAGCAGCACGTCGTGCACGGTCGGCGGCGGGCGGCGCAGGGCCTGCGCGTTGCGCCCCAGCCAATCGCAGACGGCAAGGATGCCGCCCAGGTTGTCCGACGGATGGCCCCATTCGGCCGCCAGCCAGGTGTCGTTGAAATCCAGCCAACGCACCATTGCGCCGAGGTTGAAGGCGGCCTGCACCGGGTCCAGCACGTAGTGCGTGCCCGGCACGCGCGCGCCGTTGACCACGCTGATGCCCGGCACCAGTGGACCGAGCAGCTTGCTGCAGGCCGGGAAAGAAAGTGCCTCCAGTCCGCACCCAAGCGTATCGAGCAGGCAGTGGTGCGCGGTCTGGAACGCCAGGGGTGAGTCGATGCGTGCGTCGCGCACGTAATCGACGATGTCCACCAGCAGCGCATCCCACGCTGCACGCTCGTTGGATGGGGTGTGGCTGTCGGACATCGTCGATCTCCTCTTCAGAAAAGCAGGTCAGGCCGCGCATCCCGGTAGTCGCCAACCTTGGTTGGCGCTGGACATTGCCCGGGCGGTGCCAATGCCATGCCAACCAAGGTTGGCATCTACCGAAGCATGTGATGCCAGCGCCGACCGGCTGGTTACTCGGCCGGCACCCGCACCTTGCCTTCCATCAGCACACGGGCGCTGCGGCTCATGATGGCCTTGGTCACCGTCCACTGGCCGTCAACGAGGCCGGCCTGCGCGCCCACGCGCAGCGTGCCGGAGGGATGACCGAAGGTCACCGCCTCCCGCTCGCCACCACCCGCCGCACGATTGACCAGGGTGCCTGGAATCGCTGCTGCGGTGCCGATCGCCACGGCGGCAGTTCCCATCATCGCGTGGTGCAGCTTACCCATCGACAACGCACGTGCGTGCAGATCGATGGCCGACGCCGGGATTGCCTTGCCACTGGACGACACATAGTCCTGCGCCGGCGCCACGAAGGCCACCTTCGGCGTGTGCTGGCGGGTTGCTGCGTCTTCAAGTTTCGAGATCAGGCCCATGCGCAGCGCGCCATGTGCGCGGATGGTCTCGAATTTCTGCAGTGCGGCCTTGTCCTCATTGATCGCCGGCTGCAGCTCGGTGCCGGTGTAGCCGAGGTCGGCGGCGTTGAGGAAGATGGTCGGGATTCCCGCGGTGATCATCGTCACCTCGAAACTGCCCACGCCGGGGACATCGAGGGTGTCGACCAGGTTGCCGGTCGGGAACATCGCGCCCGCATCGCCGTCATCGGACGGATCGATGAATTCCAGCTGGATCTCGGCGGCCGGGAAGGTCACGCCATCCAGCTCGAAATCGCCGATCTCCTGTACTTCGCCATCGCGCATCGGCACGTGCGCGATGATGGTCTTGCCGATGTTGGCCTGCCAGATGCGCACGGTGCACAGGCCATCGCGCGGCACGCGGGCCGGATCGATCAGACCATTGGCAATCGCGAACGGACCCACCGCAGTGCTGAGGTTGCCGCAGTTGCCGCTCCAGTCGACGAAGGCGGTGTCGATCGACACCTGGCCATACAGGTAGTCCACGTCGTGGTCAGGCACCGAAGCGGTGGAAATGATCACGCACTTGCTGGTACTGGAGGTGGCGCCGCCCATGCCGTCGGTCTGCTTGCCATACGGATCGGGCGAGCCGATCACGCGCATCAGCAGCGCATCGCGTGCGGCGCCCGGCACCTGCGCGGCTTCGGGAAGATCCTGCAGGCGGAAGAACACGCCCTTGCTGGTGCCGCCGCGCATGTAGGTAGCGGGAATACGGAGTTGCGGAAGAAAATTCATCGTCGGATCCAAGCGTTTGGATTTCAGGAAATGTCTTGCATCAGTGCGTCAAGGCCACGATCAACGCACCACACCCGCATGACGTCCACGCGGTCCGGTAGATCGAGGTAATAGACGAGGTAGCGTTCGAAGCCAGGAACCAGCATGAAGCGCAAAGGCACCGGCAGCTGTGCTGCAAGATCGGCGTGCCGGATGGAACCCGAGCATGGAAACACCGCGATGCGTTGAAGCGTGGCCTCCAACTCGGCGAGAAAGCGCCGACCCAGTACCAGGCCCCCCTGCCGTGCGAACCACAGCGCGGCATCGGCTGCGTCGGCTTCGGCCCGAGGCCTCCATTCAATCGCCTTCACGCTCCATCCCTTCGGTCAGTTCGCGACGCATCCGCTCGAATGTAGCCGCTGTCACCGGAACGGCAGGCCCCGATGCCAGCCCCTCGGCTATCAACTGCTTGAGCAGCGCTTCAGCCTTGCTGCGCTGACGCTGGCGGATCAGGTCACGCACGTAGTCCGACGTACTGGAGTAGCCGCCTTCGCGCACTTCCTCGTCCACGAACTGCTTGAGCGGATCGGTCAGCGAAATGTTCATGGTGGCCACGAAACTCTCCTTTGGCAGTTTTTGCCAAGTCAGTGTGCGCTCTGCCCTGGTGTCGGACAAGCCCGCCCCCGGACGCCGGGGGCAGGCATTCAGCCCCGCATCACGCCACCTTGGCGCCTTCCAGGAAGTCCTGGGCGAAACGCTGCAGCACGCCGCCGGCCTCGTAGATCGCCACTTCCTCGTCGCTGTCCAGGCGGCAGGTGACCGGCACGATCACGTCCTGGCCGTCGCGGCGGTGGATGACCAGGGTCAGCTCGGCGCGCGGGGTGCGCTCGCCGATCACGTCGAAGGTCTCGGTGCCGTCGATGCCCAGGGTCAGGCGGGTGGTGCCCGGCTTGAACTCCAGCGGCAGCACGCCCATGCCGATCAGGTTGGTACGGTGAATCCGTTCGAAGCCTTCGGCCGCGATCGCCTCCACGCCGGCCAGGCGCACGCCCTTGGCGGCCCAGTCGCGCGAGCTGCCCTGCCCGTAGTCGGCACCGGCAATGATGATCAGCGGCTGCTTGCGGTCCATGTAGGTTTCGATCGCTTCCCACATGCGCATGACCTTGCCTTCCGGCTCCACGCGCGCCAGCGAACCCTGCTTCACGCTGCCGTCGTCGTTGCGCACCATCTCGTTGAACAGCTTCGGGTTGGCGAAGGTGGCGCGCTGCGCGGTCAAGTGGTCGCCGCGGTGGGTGGCGTAGGAATTGAAGTCCTCTTCCGGCAGGCCCATCTTCGCCAGGTACTCACCGGCGGCACTGGACGCCAGGATCGCGTTGGACGGCGACAGGTGGTCGGTGGTGATGTTGTCCGGCAGCACCGCCAATGCGCGCATGCCAGACAGCGTACGCTCACCGGCCAGCGCGCCCTCCCAGTACGGCGGACGGCGGATGTAGGTGCTCTGCGGGCGCCAGTCGTACAGCGGGCTGACCGCCGCACCGTGCTCCACGCGCACGTTGAACATCGGGTTGTAGACGCGGCGGAACTGCTCCGGCTTCACCGAGGCCTTCACCACCGCGTCGATCTCGGCGTCGCTCGGCCAGATGTCCTTCAGGCGCACCTCGTTGCCGTCGGTGTCCACGCCCAGCACGTCCTTCTCGATATCGAAGCGCACGGTGCCGGCGATGGCATAGGCGATCACCAGCGGCGGCGAAGCCAGGAAGGCCTGCTTCGCATACGGGTGGATGCGGCCATCGAAGTTGCGGTTGCCCGACAGCACGGCGGTGGAATACAGGTCACGGTCGATGATCTCCTGCTGGATCTTCGGGTCCAGCGCACCGCTCATGCCGTTGCAGGTGGTGCAGGCGAAGGCGACGATGCCGAAGCCGAGCTGCTCCAGGTCCGGCATCAGGCCGGACTCTTCCAGGTACAACTGCACGGCCTTGGAACCCGGCGCCAGCGACGACTTCACCCACGGCTTGCGCTGCAGGCCACGCG includes the following:
- a CDS encoding type II toxin-antitoxin system ParD family antitoxin, whose protein sequence is MATMNISLTDPLKQFVDEEVREGGYSSTSDYVRDLIRQRQRSKAEALLKQLIAEGLASGPAVPVTAATFERMRRELTEGMEREGD
- the prpF gene encoding 2-methylaconitate cis-trans isomerase PrpF; translation: MNFLPQLRIPATYMRGGTSKGVFFRLQDLPEAAQVPGAARDALLMRVIGSPDPYGKQTDGMGGATSSTSKCVIISTASVPDHDVDYLYGQVSIDTAFVDWSGNCGNLSTAVGPFAIANGLIDPARVPRDGLCTVRIWQANIGKTIIAHVPMRDGEVQEIGDFELDGVTFPAAEIQLEFIDPSDDGDAGAMFPTGNLVDTLDVPGVGSFEVTMITAGIPTIFLNAADLGYTGTELQPAINEDKAALQKFETIRAHGALRMGLISKLEDAATRQHTPKVAFVAPAQDYVSSSGKAIPASAIDLHARALSMGKLHHAMMGTAAVAIGTAAAIPGTLVNRAAGGGEREAVTFGHPSGTLRVGAQAGLVDGQWTVTKAIMSRSARVLMEGKVRVPAE
- a CDS encoding type II toxin-antitoxin system RelE/ParE family toxin, with protein sequence MKAIEWRPRAEADAADAALWFARQGGLVLGRRFLAELEATLQRIAVFPCSGSIRHADLAAQLPVPLRFMLVPGFERYLVYYLDLPDRVDVMRVWCVDRGLDALMQDIS
- the pbpC gene encoding penicillin-binding protein 1C, giving the protein MKKTMSIRLAALRRRLRPLWPWLRWGTAATLALLLVLDFAFPPPLPKQRDTSTLVVAADGTPLRAFADAEGVWRYPASIDSVSPLYLQALLTYEDRWFWRHPGINPLAILRASGQLLRGGRIVSGGSTLTMQVARILDPHTRTPWGKLKQILRAVQLEVHLSKRQILALYLERAPYGGTIEGVEAASWAYLGKPAAQLSHAEAALLAVLPQAPSRLRPDRHPEAAQKARDKVLSRMAELGAWTPEEVQDARIENVVARSLRPPLHAALLAQRLHSAHPGQARIQSSIDIGLQRTLEERVASYFSTLPERTSAALLVVDNQTLQARAYVGTLAFGDRQRLGHVDMVQAWRSPGSTLKPFLYAMALDDGLIHSESLLVDAPQSFGSYRPGNFDMAFNGPIGASSALRLSLNVPSVDLLQRVGPARFAARLSHSGIQLRFPPGSTPNLSLILGGTGARLEDLVGAFAALNRNGIAGRVRYTDDEPMIERRLASPGASWIVREMLESNPRPGYSVGTFDVGGRPRVAWKTGTSYGYRDAWAIGSTRHYTVGVWVGRPDGTPLPGQYGAVTALPLMFEVVDSLPRQRGDSAAAPMPASVSQEDICWPTGERAEGLPAALCQRRMSAYLLDGAAPPTFPEREARRWQPGRQRYLADARTGLRVSADCRLPHEEVALEIARWPALLSPWLPKATRAASQLPALSPDCRDDGREASVALHIDGLNDGATLARAPNSEHGVRLQLRALGSEQVVDWLLDGRWIAQTHGAQLMQREFADPGAHTLTALAADGAWTQVRFNVLR
- a CDS encoding alpha-2-macroglobulin, producing the protein MSGPARRKRWGWAAAVLAGGLLLGLAGCRNDSGQLPKASGEAITTQAEQVKEFTLLRAYPDQKNDGLSLALEFSRPLVGTQDFDKLVRFEEKVGTDDSSWTLSDDGLTLRYPFVEAGKEFSLVVSPDLLAADGSRLGKELKQKVFSGELKPVVGFASQGSVLPAKDSRGLPVVSVNVPEVDVEFLRVREKDLPTFFSQYQRGGRRGSWELSSDYERRPINKLAEPVYVNRFILGGKKNERVLTYLPTQDIKELQEPGLYFALLKRTGDYEGEFDTAFFSVSDIGLHTRAYKDKLFVHTAGLKDGAPLKGIDLRVLDAKGEVVLKGSTDGNGNALLNYTLDATHVLVASTGKDTSFLPFNQPALDLSEFAVAGRDNAWFDVYAWSGRDLYRPGETVRLSALLRDNDGKPVKAQPVFLRLKQPDGKTFRETRLQPGEQGYINFEQVIPAEAPTGRWQVEFRTDPASKEAIQGMTLRIEEFLPERMKLDLDSAQKTLKPGEDLRLQANGAYLYGAPADGNRFTARMAVAAEQQPVEGLPGYFFGDPTLQLPREAKDVIDTTLPGNGQLREDVALPEEAAKAKAPIAVVLSGSLYETGGRTVTRTLKRVMWPANALVGVRPLFNPEDGADSNGNARFELMRVDAAGTPQPAKGLKITLVRELRDYHWTFNDNRWDYDFTRRFENKETRTVDAGSSAVAFDFPVEWGEYRVDVFDPSTGLTSRYPFRAGWSWGDDNRGLDARPDKVKLGLDKTGYKAGDTLEVTVTPPHAGKGILMVETDRMLYVQDIEAKPGSTFKIPVTADWERHDVYITALVFRGGSAPSKITPARAVGVVHVPMDRKGRTVAVGLVAPKQMRPEQDLPVTVSAPQLAGKMAHVTVSAVDVGILNITRFPVPDAGAHFFAQRRLGIDAYDIYSRVIESFDGGAGRLKFGGDMALQALPQAKRPTARVQTVDLFSGPVQLDAKGIARIRLKVPDFNGTLRVSALVYSDDQYGKRDVETVVRAPILAEASMPRVLAPGDRSTVTLDVQNFTGKPGQFNVKVESEGPLNLGEGSRSVQLNADAKTTLSFPLSAREGHSVAKVRVRVDGNGFKADRRYELPVRAAWPQVLRSQVRTLDPLAAVSLDNSLTDGLMSESVNARLLVSPLPPIPFASALQGALNYPYGCAEQTTSKGYAALILDQATSSMLGADGLDAKTRRERMEGAFGRLASMQVANGNFSMWGDDGYVNPWLTPYITEFLLDAKDAGFAVPDNVLQKALNRLSEDLLSGGNQFYGQDDREKLKFANQAYSGYVLARVNRAPLGTLRTLYDNERSKAVGGLSLVHLGVALSLQGDAKRGQAALAAAFAKSSSERPSYFGDYGSAIRDDALMIALTHENKLAKPAWDARAVDLGRGLDARRNAGWMWLSTQEQVAIARLGKALAANQKALVAGELVIGGNTEAIGERKLFGRNFSASELASGVRFTPQGQPPMFASIDVAGIPRSAPAPDNSVLGIERSYFGTDGKPWSPRPLKEGEALIVRVTVTADTTMPDALLTDLLPAGLEIENFNLGDAKQWADVVVDGITISDRGEAADTKHEEFRDDRYVAALKLSRGSKANVFYLVRAVTPGTYSVPPPLVEDMYRPQLRGVGRSNPTTITVVQP
- a CDS encoding bifunctional 2-methylcitrate dehydratase/aconitate hydratase; the protein is MSDSHTPSNERAAWDALLVDIVDYVRDARIDSPLAFQTAHHCLLDTLGCGLEALSFPACSKLLGPLVPGISVVNGARVPGTHYVLDPVQAAFNLGAMVRWLDFNDTWLAAEWGHPSDNLGGILAVCDWLGRNAQALRRPPPTVHDVLLAMIKAHEIQGVLALQNSFNRVGLDHVVLVKVATTAVVAQLLGLDRERMLNAVSLAWVDGQALRTYRHAPNTGSRKSWAAGDATSRGVRLALMAASGEMGYPSVLSAPTWGFEAVSMRGQALTLGRPLGSYVMENVLFKISYPAEFHGQTAVEAAVMLHQQLRAMGRRVEDIAHIAIRTQEACIRIIDKQGPLHNPADRDHCVQYMVAIALLHGRLTAEDYEDDVAADPRIDALRAKMTCHEDPQLSADYLDPEKRSIANGLSVRFTDGTELPEVLVEYPLGHARRREEGIPLLMDKFRRHLAHRFPTSQQQRILAASLDPVALAAMPVTDYVDLYLPG